In one Acetobacter sp. genomic region, the following are encoded:
- the def gene encoding peptide deformylase, whose amino-acid sequence MNDVDFSLAGATAAPTRILVAPQAVLRQKARVVRPEDMDVLKATLPGMFSAMYAAPGIGLAAPQVGISQRYVIVDLGDAEDRQPIVLINPEILTESEVMTPREEGCLSLPNQYAEVVRPEAVRVRWTSVAGERCEREVDGLLATCIQHEIDHLDGVLFVDHLSTLRRNMIMRRLAKEQKLIKH is encoded by the coding sequence ATGAACGACGTCGATTTTTCCCTCGCCGGGGCCACTGCCGCGCCCACCAGAATTCTTGTCGCCCCTCAGGCCGTGCTGCGCCAGAAAGCCCGCGTTGTTCGCCCTGAGGACATGGATGTGCTGAAAGCGACCCTTCCCGGCATGTTTTCCGCCATGTATGCCGCTCCCGGCATCGGTCTGGCCGCGCCGCAGGTGGGGATCAGTCAACGCTATGTCATCGTCGATCTGGGCGATGCCGAAGACCGCCAGCCGATCGTTCTCATCAATCCCGAAATCCTCACGGAAAGCGAAGTCATGACGCCGCGTGAGGAAGGCTGCCTTTCCCTTCCCAACCAGTATGCCGAAGTCGTCCGACCGGAAGCTGTACGGGTTCGCTGGACCAGCGTTGCAGGCGAGCGTTGCGAGCGTGAAGTGGACGGACTGCTGGCAACCTGCATCCAGCACGAGATCGATCATCTGGACGGCGTGCTGTTCGTGGATCATCTCTCCACGCTGCGTCGCAACATGATCATGCGCCGTCTGGCCAAAGAGCAGAAGCTCATCAAACACTGA
- a CDS encoding MMPL family transporter: MISIFIGRLIVFCAKRASLVVALFMLLAATSVWVSYNYLGVTTDTDKMLSDRLAWKKRSDMMGKLFPQKDNLLVAVIEADLPEEGRATARALADRLSGDHEHFNYIRLPDDNAYLNRNGLMFLDQKALAKVLDDTVAAQPFLGALAADPSARGLFDALGLIAEGVKRGQANLAGFQAPLNGFANNLEAAANGHPEFLSWQQLLAGNLTDLAGRYQFVMTQPKLDYGSFQPGGAASNTIRAAAKDLEFVQSGHAHVYLTGDVQISDEEFATVADGMVAGLLGSLALVILWLTLAVHTWRVIVPIVITLITGLLLTTGFAAVAVGTLNLISVAFAILFVGIAVDFAIQFSVRLRGQQPTQSGEAGLEEALFKTGEETGHQILVAALATAAGFLAFTPTAFLGVAELGLIAGIGMLVAFVCTILLLPALLRLFRPSMDHARTGYAFMKPVDRMIRHWRKPLLAIFAVIAVVGAVLIPNLKFDGDPLHTKDPRSEGMRTLHLLMSNPVSSPYSAEYLAPNLDTAKAVAEKAGKLPGVHDAMWLGSYVPEDQDAKLALIQDAAQILIPGLTAQSPQPAPDAAAIKASAASAASALSGILDSLAPTDPLRRIQAALAKLATAPDALALRANDALVRFLPMQLDTLKDVLSAQPVTLNDVPDIIKRDYLLPDGRALVEIHPSGLMSQPGALHSFVKTVRPLSPEMAGSAVDIVESAKTIVGAFKTAAISAIIMIAIILLFALRKVLDMGLVLAPLLLSALMTVILIVTVPETLNFANIIALPLLLGVGVSFNIYFVMNWRAGVQQPLASPTARAVLFSALTTGTAFGSLALSHHPGTASMGRLLLLSLGCTLLATLVFIPALLPKRSIDQE, from the coding sequence ATGATCTCCATTTTTATTGGCCGACTGATTGTCTTTTGCGCCAAGCGCGCCTCTCTCGTCGTCGCACTGTTCATGCTGCTGGCCGCGACATCCGTCTGGGTGAGCTATAATTATCTCGGTGTGACCACCGATACGGACAAGATGCTGTCCGACAGGCTGGCCTGGAAAAAACGCTCTGACATGATGGGGAAGCTGTTCCCCCAGAAGGACAATCTTCTGGTTGCGGTCATCGAGGCCGACCTGCCTGAGGAAGGACGCGCCACAGCCCGCGCTCTGGCGGACAGGCTGTCTGGAGATCATGAGCACTTCAACTATATCCGCCTGCCCGACGACAATGCTTACCTGAACCGCAACGGGCTGATGTTTCTCGACCAGAAGGCTCTCGCCAAGGTTCTGGATGACACGGTCGCGGCCCAGCCCTTTCTCGGCGCTCTGGCGGCGGACCCGTCAGCACGCGGTCTGTTTGACGCGCTCGGGCTGATCGCGGAAGGCGTCAAACGTGGTCAGGCCAATCTGGCAGGGTTTCAGGCTCCTCTGAACGGCTTCGCCAACAACCTTGAAGCAGCAGCGAACGGTCATCCTGAATTTCTGTCGTGGCAACAGCTTCTGGCCGGAAATCTGACGGATCTGGCTGGTCGCTACCAGTTCGTGATGACCCAGCCAAAACTGGATTACGGCTCGTTCCAGCCGGGTGGCGCTGCCTCCAACACCATTCGCGCCGCAGCGAAAGATCTGGAATTCGTGCAAAGCGGTCACGCCCATGTCTATCTGACCGGCGATGTGCAGATCAGTGACGAGGAATTCGCCACCGTCGCCGACGGTATGGTCGCCGGCCTGCTCGGTTCGCTCGCTCTCGTCATCCTGTGGCTGACGCTGGCTGTTCACACATGGCGCGTCATCGTGCCGATCGTGATCACCCTGATCACCGGGCTTCTGCTCACAACCGGTTTCGCGGCTGTCGCTGTCGGCACGCTGAACCTGATTTCCGTGGCCTTCGCGATCCTGTTTGTCGGTATCGCCGTCGACTTCGCCATCCAGTTCTCGGTGAGACTGCGCGGACAGCAGCCCACACAGTCCGGAGAAGCCGGTCTGGAAGAAGCACTGTTCAAGACCGGCGAGGAAACCGGTCACCAGATTCTGGTCGCGGCGCTGGCGACAGCGGCGGGTTTCCTTGCCTTTACGCCCACAGCGTTTCTCGGCGTTGCGGAACTGGGTCTGATCGCAGGCATCGGCATGCTGGTGGCGTTTGTCTGCACCATCCTGCTTCTGCCCGCTCTGCTACGCCTGTTCCGCCCGTCGATGGATCATGCGCGAACCGGCTATGCTTTCATGAAACCGGTTGACCGGATGATCCGCCACTGGCGCAAGCCTCTGCTCGCCATCTTTGCGGTCATCGCGGTTGTGGGCGCAGTCCTCATTCCCAACCTGAAATTCGACGGCGATCCGCTGCATACGAAAGACCCCCGGTCCGAAGGCATGCGGACCCTGCATCTGCTGATGAGCAATCCTGTCTCATCACCCTACAGCGCCGAATATCTCGCACCCAATCTCGATACCGCCAAAGCCGTGGCGGAGAAGGCCGGAAAACTGCCGGGTGTGCATGACGCCATGTGGCTGGGTTCCTACGTCCCCGAGGATCAGGACGCGAAGCTGGCCCTGATTCAGGACGCCGCCCAGATTCTTATCCCCGGTCTGACTGCGCAAAGCCCGCAGCCTGCCCCCGATGCCGCTGCCATCAAGGCTTCCGCAGCCTCCGCAGCTTCCGCGCTCTCGGGCATTCTCGACAGCCTTGCTCCGACCGATCCGCTGCGCCGCATTCAGGCCGCTCTCGCCAAACTCGCGACGGCGCCTGACGCACTGGCCCTGCGGGCCAATGATGCACTGGTCCGCTTTCTGCCCATGCAGCTCGACACACTGAAAGACGTGCTGTCCGCCCAGCCGGTAACGCTCAACGATGTGCCGGACATCATCAAGCGTGATTATCTGCTGCCCGATGGACGCGCTCTGGTGGAGATTCACCCCAGCGGCCTGATGTCACAACCCGGCGCGCTGCACAGCTTCGTCAAGACAGTCCGTCCGCTTTCGCCTGAAATGGCAGGATCGGCCGTGGATATCGTCGAGAGCGCGAAAACCATCGTCGGAGCGTTCAAGACAGCCGCCATTTCCGCCATCATCATGATTGCGATCATCCTGCTGTTCGCGCTGCGCAAGGTGCTGGATATGGGGCTGGTTCTGGCGCCCCTCCTGCTGTCCGCCCTGATGACCGTCATTCTGATCGTGACCGTTCCGGAAACCCTGAATTTCGCCAACATCATTGCCCTGCCGCTGCTTCTGGGTGTCGGCGTGTCGTTCAACATCTATTTCGTGATGAACTGGCGGGCAGGCGTGCAGCAGCCCCTCGCCTCACCAACCGCCCGCGCCGTACTGTTTTCGGCCCTGACAACCGGCACGGCTTTCGGTTCTCTGGCGCTTTCCCACCATCCCGGGACCGCCAGCATGGGACGCCTGCTGCTGCTTTCTTTGGGCTGCACGCTTCTGGCGACACTGGTGTTCATCCCGGCTTTATTGCCGAAGCGGTCGATCGATCAGGAATAA
- the fmt gene encoding methionyl-tRNA formyltransferase, protein MRLAFMGTPDFAVPALYALRDAGHEVAVVYTQPPRPAGRGKALRPSPVHHAAETLGIPVRCPEKLKNNQEELDWFAAQKFDVAIVAAYGLILPKAMLDAPERGCLNIHASLLPRWRGASPIQSAILAGDRESGVTIMQMDVGLDTGDMLSSVGVPVTTITTASSLHDELAALGAKTVVDVLRDRPPAVPQPEDGVTYAARLTKEDGRIDWAQSAETIDRQVRALTPWPGAFTTLDGVTLKIDAVAVEAARSGTPGAVLDDRLTVACGEDSALRICRIQRPGRGMMDTEAFLRGQSVAVGTRLGS, encoded by the coding sequence ATGCGTCTGGCCTTTATGGGCACGCCCGATTTCGCCGTTCCGGCGCTTTACGCTCTCCGCGACGCCGGACATGAGGTTGCGGTCGTTTATACCCAGCCTCCTCGCCCAGCAGGACGCGGCAAGGCGCTCCGGCCTTCTCCCGTGCATCATGCGGCGGAGACCCTCGGGATTCCCGTGCGCTGTCCGGAAAAACTGAAGAACAATCAGGAAGAGCTGGACTGGTTCGCCGCGCAGAAATTCGATGTTGCCATTGTCGCGGCCTATGGGCTCATTCTGCCGAAAGCGATGCTCGATGCGCCTGAGCGGGGCTGTCTGAACATCCACGCCAGCCTGCTCCCGCGCTGGCGGGGCGCTTCCCCCATCCAGAGCGCGATTCTGGCCGGAGACAGGGAAAGCGGCGTGACGATCATGCAGATGGATGTCGGTCTGGACACGGGCGACATGCTGTCCTCAGTCGGCGTGCCGGTCACGACGATCACGACAGCGAGCAGCCTGCATGACGAACTGGCGGCGCTGGGCGCGAAGACGGTGGTGGATGTGCTGCGTGATCGCCCGCCCGCCGTCCCGCAGCCTGAAGACGGTGTGACCTACGCCGCCCGGCTCACGAAGGAGGATGGTCGCATCGACTGGGCTCAGTCTGCGGAAACCATTGATCGACAGGTACGCGCCCTGACACCGTGGCCCGGCGCTTTCACCACGCTGGATGGCGTCACCCTGAAGATCGATGCCGTCGCGGTCGAAGCGGCACGTTCCGGCACGCCGGGTGCGGTTCTGGATGATCGTCTGACTGTAGCCTGCGGCGAAGACTCGGCTCTCCGCATCTGCCGCATTCAGCGTCCCGGACGCGGCATGATGGACACGGAGGCATTCCTGCGCGGGCAGTCCGTGGCTGTCGGCACGCGCCTAGGGTCATGA
- a CDS encoding metallophosphoesterase family protein: protein MLCLKRRTFLSFAGGAGLLTTMGARAALPVRPPLRPHKSFSFLFITDTHLQPELNAAEGCHQAFVKARSIRSDFVIQGGDHVFDALGVNAGRASMLMDLYKRTADDLKSPVHHTIGNHDCFGVYTKSGVQPTDPLYGKKFFEDHFGRLYYSFDHKGVHIIVLDSIGITEDRGYEGWIDDAQLAWLAHDLAAQPVGTPMIVVTHIPLVTAAEDYAAPQAVPPKHHVMSVRNAYQVLPLFDQYNIIGVLQGHTHIVERIDWHGIPYITGGAVSGNWWHGTRYGTPEGFMVVHVENGVMRTRYETYGFHSVDPHDT, encoded by the coding sequence ATGCTTTGCCTCAAAAGAAGAACCTTTCTGTCGTTCGCCGGTGGGGCGGGACTGCTCACGACGATGGGTGCGCGGGCCGCTCTTCCGGTTCGCCCACCTCTGCGACCACACAAATCCTTCTCTTTTCTCTTCATTACCGATACGCATCTTCAGCCTGAACTGAATGCGGCGGAGGGCTGTCATCAGGCCTTTGTAAAAGCCCGTTCCATCCGGTCCGATTTTGTCATACAGGGCGGCGACCATGTCTTTGACGCATTGGGTGTGAATGCCGGACGCGCCTCAATGCTGATGGATCTGTATAAAAGAACAGCCGACGATCTGAAATCGCCAGTCCATCACACAATCGGCAACCACGACTGTTTCGGCGTTTATACAAAGAGTGGTGTGCAACCAACCGATCCTTTATATGGCAAGAAGTTTTTCGAGGATCATTTCGGTCGGCTTTATTATTCGTTCGATCACAAGGGCGTCCATATCATCGTGCTGGACTCGATCGGGATCACAGAAGATCGTGGTTATGAAGGCTGGATCGATGACGCCCAGCTTGCCTGGCTGGCGCACGATCTCGCAGCGCAACCGGTTGGAACACCGATGATCGTTGTCACCCATATTCCTCTGGTGACTGCCGCTGAGGATTACGCGGCGCCGCAGGCGGTTCCTCCCAAGCATCATGTCATGAGTGTCAGAAACGCCTATCAGGTGCTGCCGTTATTTGATCAGTACAACATTATCGGCGTGTTGCAGGGACATACGCATATAGTGGAGCGGATCGACTGGCACGGCATTCCATATATCACTGGTGGCGCGGTGAGCGGCAACTGGTGGCATGGCACACGTTATGGGACACCTGAGGGGTTCATGGTCGTGCATGTCGAAAACGGCGTCATGAGAACACGCTATGAAACATATGGGTTTCATAGCGTTGACCCGCACGATACATGA
- a CDS encoding AI-2E family transporter: MASLQTSDDEQSAPPPAETPLDSIARILRLTLAIAAVMLSVWLIGDVIMVVFASVLFAVILHGLARILKRWTKLPYGAALAIVCLLMVTLSVGIGWSSGSDIVAQAAKLRDALTTQVYALRDRLAAWPQGQVLLNYLPASLGGHGGGATGSGGLMSLGSRIAGSMTGFLGSAFGVLGTLAVVVIAGLYFAASPSLYANGMLRLVPRHWRGRGQEVMLVAADTLWAWVAGQALDMAVVGILSGMGLWIIGVPLAVSLGFLAALCNFIPYIGAILGAVPALLLALSLGLRETAMVAALYAVVQFFEGNVMAPLIQRKAVQMPPGLTVLSQTFFGGIFGAPGLILASPLTAMLLAVGDKLAPPLEDDERV; encoded by the coding sequence ATGGCTTCATTGCAGACTTCCGACGACGAACAGAGCGCACCGCCGCCCGCCGAAACGCCACTCGACAGCATCGCCCGCATCCTTCGCCTCACTCTGGCCATCGCTGCGGTCATGCTGTCGGTCTGGCTGATCGGCGACGTGATCATGGTGGTCTTCGCGTCCGTATTATTCGCCGTGATCCTGCACGGACTCGCCCGCATCCTGAAACGCTGGACGAAGCTGCCTTATGGCGCGGCGCTCGCCATCGTCTGTCTGCTGATGGTCACGCTGAGCGTCGGAATCGGCTGGTCCAGCGGCTCGGACATCGTCGCGCAGGCCGCCAAGCTGCGTGACGCCCTGACGACTCAGGTCTACGCGCTTCGGGACCGGCTTGCCGCATGGCCGCAGGGGCAGGTTCTGCTGAACTATCTACCGGCCTCGCTCGGCGGTCACGGCGGAGGCGCGACGGGCAGCGGTGGCCTGATGTCGCTCGGCTCGCGGATCGCAGGCTCCATGACCGGCTTTCTCGGCTCGGCATTCGGCGTGCTGGGAACGCTGGCCGTGGTGGTGATCGCCGGACTGTATTTCGCAGCCTCTCCTTCTCTCTATGCCAACGGCATGCTCCGGCTTGTGCCCCGTCACTGGCGCGGACGGGGGCAGGAAGTCATGCTCGTCGCGGCGGACACCCTGTGGGCCTGGGTCGCGGGACAGGCGCTGGACATGGCGGTCGTCGGCATCCTCTCAGGCATGGGTCTGTGGATTATCGGCGTGCCTCTGGCGGTCAGCCTCGGTTTTCTGGCGGCGCTCTGTAATTTCATTCCCTATATCGGCGCCATCCTCGGCGCTGTTCCAGCCCTGCTGCTGGCGCTATCTCTCGGTCTGCGCGAGACCGCCATGGTCGCCGCGCTCTACGCCGTGGTGCAGTTTTTCGAGGGCAACGTCATGGCTCCGCTGATCCAGCGCAAGGCCGTGCAGATGCCGCCCGGACTGACCGTGCTGTCACAGACATTTTTCGGCGGCATTTTCGGCGCGCCGGGACTGATTCTCGCCTCCCCGCTGACCGCCATGCTGCTCGCGGTGGGCGACAAACTTGCGCCACCTCTGGAAGATGACGAACGTGTCTAA
- a CDS encoding MFS transporter, whose translation MNKALLALALGAFAIGVTEFTPMGLLPVLAHGVHTSVPQAGGLVSAYAFGVMAGAPLITLFLARYPRKYALIGLMVLYTIGNLTAAASETYTELLLARVFTSFSHGAFFGLGAVEAASLVDRSRRASAVASMFMGLTIANILGVPAATWMGDTLGWRQAFMAISLLGLVAAAALSLFLPLAEAGPRPNAAAELKVMLRPNVLMALGVTVIGAGAMFELYTYIVPMLESITHAGPKLVTAALMLIGVGFSIGNAVGGRAADMSLTKTLLIFFPILGLIMLAFPLAAQTSAGALIGVFLWGIASFSIMPALQMRTMQAAHQAPGLASSVNIGAFNLGNALGAALGGSVLSLGMGYFMVSALGLGLAAIGIVMVLLSRRGRLSPEAA comes from the coding sequence ATGAACAAGGCTCTGCTCGCCCTTGCCCTCGGAGCGTTCGCCATCGGCGTGACGGAATTCACCCCCATGGGACTGCTTCCGGTTCTGGCGCATGGCGTGCATACCAGTGTGCCGCAAGCGGGTGGACTGGTCAGCGCCTATGCCTTCGGCGTCATGGCCGGGGCTCCGCTCATCACGCTCTTTCTTGCGCGATATCCGCGCAAATATGCGCTGATCGGGCTGATGGTCCTCTATACTATAGGCAATCTGACAGCCGCCGCCAGCGAGACTTACACGGAATTGCTGCTGGCGCGCGTCTTCACAAGCTTCTCGCACGGCGCGTTTTTCGGACTGGGCGCCGTGGAAGCAGCGAGCCTCGTTGACCGCTCCAGAAGAGCCAGCGCCGTCGCCAGCATGTTCATGGGTCTGACGATTGCAAATATTCTGGGCGTGCCCGCAGCGACATGGATGGGCGACACACTGGGTTGGCGACAGGCTTTCATGGCGATCTCGCTTCTCGGTCTGGTCGCGGCGGCCGCCCTGTCCCTGTTTCTCCCCCTCGCCGAAGCTGGACCACGCCCGAATGCAGCCGCCGAGCTGAAAGTCATGCTCCGTCCCAATGTGCTGATGGCGCTGGGAGTTACGGTCATTGGCGCGGGTGCGATGTTTGAACTCTACACATATATCGTGCCGATGCTGGAGAGCATCACTCACGCGGGCCCGAAACTTGTGACTGCGGCATTGATGCTTATTGGTGTCGGTTTCAGTATCGGTAATGCCGTAGGCGGACGGGCGGCGGATATGTCCCTGACCAAAACCCTGCTGATTTTCTTCCCGATCCTCGGACTGATCATGCTGGCATTCCCTCTCGCGGCGCAAACGTCGGCTGGAGCGCTGATCGGCGTGTTTCTCTGGGGGATTGCCAGTTTTTCAATCATGCCGGCCTTGCAGATGCGTACGATGCAGGCCGCACATCAGGCTCCGGGACTGGCGTCCTCGGTCAACATTGGGGCCTTCAATCTGGGCAATGCACTGGGCGCCGCTCTGGGCGGCAGCGTTCTGTCACTAGGCATGGGTTATTTTATGGTCTCGGCGCTTGGTCTCGGTCTGGCAGCAATCGGCATTGTCATGGTGCTGCTATCCCGGCGCGGAAGACTTTCACCCGAGGCAGCGTAA
- the truA gene encoding tRNA pseudouridine(38-40) synthase TruA — MTDDCPPAFFSQSHAPEDRQRWAVKIEYDGTGLVGWQRQKSGLSVQQLLEEAASRMAGGRDVPSITAGRTDARVHATGQVAHLDFPASLPLNPRAVRDGLSYHLKPHPVVVLQAASVDPTWSARFSAIRRRYRYRLLNRPSRPGIEASRVWHVRHPLDAVAMQSAARILLGTHDFSTFRAVACQARSPVRTLGRLDIIRDGEMILFDVEARSFLHHQVRNLVGTLQLVGCGRWDSDRLRAALEARDRCAGGPTAPSEGLYLVGVDYDPDPFE, encoded by the coding sequence ATGACTGACGACTGTCCTCCGGCGTTTTTCAGCCAGAGCCACGCACCCGAAGACCGGCAGCGCTGGGCCGTAAAAATCGAATATGACGGCACCGGACTGGTGGGCTGGCAACGGCAGAAAAGCGGCCTGTCCGTACAACAACTGCTGGAAGAGGCTGCCTCCCGCATGGCTGGCGGACGGGATGTTCCCAGCATCACAGCCGGGCGGACGGATGCACGCGTTCACGCGACGGGACAGGTCGCGCATCTGGATTTTCCCGCCTCCCTGCCGCTCAATCCGCGTGCGGTGCGCGACGGTCTTTCCTACCATCTCAAACCGCATCCGGTGGTGGTCCTACAGGCTGCCTCCGTCGATCCCACATGGAGCGCCCGTTTCTCCGCCATCCGTCGCCGCTATCGCTACAGACTGCTGAACCGCCCTTCTCGTCCTGGTATCGAAGCCAGCAGGGTATGGCATGTGCGTCACCCGCTCGATGCGGTGGCCATGCAGTCCGCCGCCCGTATTTTGTTGGGAACGCACGATTTCTCGACCTTCCGGGCCGTCGCCTGTCAGGCGAGAAGCCCCGTCCGCACTCTGGGCCGGCTGGATATCATCCGTGATGGCGAGATGATCCTGTTCGATGTTGAGGCTCGGTCTTTCCTACACCATCAGGTGAGGAATCTGGTCGGCACACTGCAACTCGTCGGCTGCGGCCGCTGGGATTCCGACCGTCTGCGCGCAGCTCTGGAAGCGCGTGATCGCTGTGCAGGCGGCCCGACAGCCCCCTCGGAAGGACTGTATCTGGTGGGCGTGGATTACGATCCTGATCCGTTCGAATAA